The proteins below are encoded in one region of Toxoplasma gondii ME49 chromosome IV, whole genome shotgun sequence:
- a CDS encoding hypothetical protein (encoded by transcript TGME49_318340) produces MRHRVRSNSLGSCFSVCSPSLEKPSKRLCEPQQTPQRPRKMAGRAFAFPAGPPSGLAKSPVALTRVQAPFVSLLARPYPPVPFCSHTFSSASSLFSCYQLARGYVRPFPVLTRRLRRAFSTAPSSSVSSSPSSRASSSSSSAASSSSSPASPSSAEGSGKTAGSGKKSGESFFLSLCELEQKKRTERAIQHSQDLWKKRTAAKDAHSEKTPELYDGPFWLKFWRRKKRPGARG; encoded by the coding sequence ATGAGGCACAGGGTGCGCAGCAACAGTCTCGggtcttgtttctctgtttgttcGCCGTCACTGGAAAAGCCGAGTAAGCGGCTTTGTGAACCTCAACAGACACCTCAGAGACCCCGAAAAATGGCCGGGAGAGCTTTCGCTTTCCCCGCTGGGCCACCAAGCGGCCTCGCGAAAAGCCCCGTCGCCTTAACCCGCGTGCAGGCGCCttttgtctcccttcttgctCGCCCATATCCGCCAGTCCCTTTCTGTTCTCAcactttctcctctgcgtcttctctgttttcctgcTACCAACTTGCAAGGGGATATGTTCGTCCGTTCCCTGTTCTTACTCGGAGACTGCGAAGAGCCTTCTCTACTGcgccctcctcttctgtctcatcgtcgccttcctctcgtgcctcatcttcctcttcctcagctgcctcatcttcctcgtctcctgcttctccttcttcggctgAAGGAAGCGGGAAGACAGCAGGGtcagggaagaagagtggagagtcgttttttctttctctctgtgaactggagcagaagaagaggacggaaAGGGCAATCCAGCACTCGCAGGACTTGTGGAAGAAACGAACGGCGGCGAAGGATGCACACAGTGAAAAGACACCCGAGCTGTACGACGGACCGTTCTGGTTGAAATTTtggcggagaaagaagagacctGGCGCGCGAGGTTGA